Proteins encoded in a region of the Oncorhynchus clarkii lewisi isolate Uvic-CL-2024 chromosome 18, UVic_Ocla_1.0, whole genome shotgun sequence genome:
- the LOC139373273 gene encoding 1-acyl-sn-glycerol-3-phosphate acyltransferase gamma-like, translating to MGLIAYIKSLFILQLLVGFVFVVSGLIINFIQLCTCALWPINKQLYRKINTRLSYSLWSQLVMLLEWWSSTECTIFTDQATVDKFGKEHVIIILNHNYEIDFLCGWTMCERYGVLGASKVLAKYELLKVPLIGWTWYFLEIVFCKRKWEEDRDTVFKGLTQLKDYPEFMWFLLYCEGTRFTPKKHEISMEVAESKGLPKLKYHLLPRTKGFTTTLSCLKGTVSAVYDVTLNFRDKKVPTLLGIVSGKKYMADMNITRYPVEEIPEDEKECATWLHKLYQRKDALQEHYEKEGSFPGPAIKPPRRLWTLLNFLFWATLLLTPLLNFACGVFVSGSPLLIVVFLIFCIIASIAVRRLISVSEVNKTGSTYGKMEGKKEN from the exons ATGGGGCTGATAGCGTACATCAAGAGCCTGTTCATCCTCCAGCTGCTCGTTGGCTTTGTGTTTGTGGTCAGCGGCCTCATCATCAACTTCATCCAGCTCTGCACCTGCGCCCTATGGCCCATCAACAAGCAACTCTACAGGAAGATCAACACCcgcctctcctactccctctggAGCC agctGGTGATGCTGCTGGAGTGGTGGTCAAGTACAGAATGCACCATATTCACAGACCAGGCCACGGTGGACAAATTTGGCAAGGAGCACGTCATCATCATCCTCAACCACAACTACGAGATCGACTTCCTCTGCGGCTGGACCATGTGTGAACGCTACGGCGTGCTtgga GCTTCAAAGGTCTTGGCCAAGTACGAACTGCTGAAGGTGCCTCTGATTGGCTGGACATGGTACTTCCTGGAGATTGTATTCTGTAAGAGGAagtgggaggaggacagagatacCGTGTTCAAAGGCCTGACCCAGCTGAAGGATTACCCTGAGTTTATGTGG ttCCTATTGTACTGTGAAGGCACCCGTTTCACACCGAAGAAGCATGAGATCAGTATGGAGGTAGCAGAGAGTAAAGGTCTACCAAAACTCAAATACCATCTACTGCCCAGAACCAAAGGCTTCACCACAACACTGAGCTGTCTCAAAGGCACAG TATCTGCTGTGTACGACGTGACACTAAATTTCAGAGACAAGAAGGTCCCAACACTGCTGGGAATCGTCAGTGGAAAGAAGTACATGGCAGATATGAATATCAC ACGGTACCCAGTGGAGGAAATCCCAGAGGACGAGAAGGAGTGTGCAACCTGGCTTCACAAGCTCTACCAGCGGAAG GATGCACTGCAGGAGCACTACGAGAAGGAGGGCAGTTTCCCCGGTCCCGCTATCAAGCCCCCCCGTCGGCTGTGGACGCTGCTCAACTTCCTCTTCTGGGCCACCCTGCTTCTTACCCCCCTCCTCAACTTCGCCTGTGGGGTGTTTGTCAGCGGCTCTCCCCTCCTTATCGTCGTCTTCTTGATCTTCTGCATTATCG CCTCCATAGCAGTGCGCCGCCTGATCAGTGTATCTGAGGTGAACAAAACCGGCTCTACTTACGGCAAAATGGAGGGCAAAAAGGAAAACTAG